The Mycolicibacterium fluoranthenivorans genomic interval TCAAGGTGGACGGCGGGATCACCGCCAATGAGTTGTGCATGCAGATCCAGGCCGATGTGCTGGGGGTCGACGTGGTCAAACCTGTTGTGGCAGAGACCACCGCGTTGGGTGCCGCGTACGCCGCGGGCCTGGCGGTCGGGTTCTGGAGTGATCCGAACGACCTGCGGGCCAACTGGCAGGAGGACAAGCGGTGGTCACCGTCCTGGTCGGAGGATCAGCGGGCGGGCGGGTACGCGGGCTGGCAGAAGGCCGTGCAGCGCACCCTGGACTGGGTGGACGTCTCCTAGCCGGGCGACGGCCCCGGTGCACCGCGCCGGGGCCGTCGGTCGGCTCTACAGTGCCGCGACCCCGGCCTCGGCCACCTTGACATCCTGCTCGACACTTCCTGCGCTGACGCCGATCGCGCCGACCACCACACCGTCGACCGTCAGCGGAATCCCGCCGCCGAAGATGACCAGGCCGCCACATGTCTGTTCCAGGCCATAGAGTTCGGCGCCGGGTTGTGCGATCGCGGTGAGCGCACTCGTGGGAGCATTCATCAGTATCGACGTGCGCGCCTTACGGATCGAGATGTCGATACTCGCCTTGATGGCACCGTCCATCCTGGCGAATGCCACCAGATGGCCACCGTCGTCGACGACCGCGATGTTCATCGGCTGCGCGATATCCCGGGCCTTCGCTATCGCCGCGTCGACGACTCTGGTGGCGCTTGACAGACTGATGGCGCTCATTGATG includes:
- a CDS encoding GlcG/HbpS family heme-binding protein, producing the protein MSAISLSSATRVVDAAIAKARDIAQPMNIAVVDDGGHLVAFARMDGAIKASIDISIRKARTSILMNAPTSALTAIAQPGAELYGLEQTCGGLVIFGGGIPLTVDGVVVGAIGVSAGSVEQDVKVAEAGVAAL